The sequence TGCAGTTCAGAATCTCCAGGGTTTACTGTTTACTCACTGTGTGGGAAGCCCTAGGCCAGACCCCTGAGGAACATACAAATCAAGTTGtggcccctgtcctcaaggaacttataaactaatgggggaagagagtggaCACAATGTTAAGAAAAAACGTGTGATACAATTTTGCTTCTTTGAAAAGGGCAAGTTGGTTTTCTGCAGAGTTGTTCATCCAAATGTGTTTGACTGAAATGGCACCAAATGTTCtgatgtaagctcctggagggaagggatcatgtcttctaactgtactatattctcccacgctttcagtacagtgctctgtaaccagTAAGAGTTCACTATGTACTACTAAATGACTTGACTTCTGGTTTGTTGTATCGAACCCCTTGTTAAATTTTCAAGCTGGTTCTGTGCATGAGAATTACAGTGACTTCCTCTGTCTCTTTACAGTATCCAAGCAAATAAACAGCTCTAAACTCACCTGGAATCAGGATAGTGGCCACCTCAATGGAATAGAATATAACAATGGGAATCTGGTGATTCAGTCCCCTGGTTTATATTTCATCTACTGCCATCTACACTTTTATGTGCCCGAGTGCCCCAAGGATCCCTTTGACCTAAAGGTGGAGCTTCTCATTAATGATGAAGTCAAGAAACAAACACTGGTTACTCTGTGTGAATCAAATCTACGAACTAAGGGTATCTTCCAAGACCTCTTCCAATTCCTTCTGGGAGACTTAAAGGCCAACAACACTGTATCCATCCAGGTTAATAAGTTCCAGTATGTGAATACAAATGATCTCCCCCGTGACAACGTGTTTGGAACCTTCAAATACAGTTCAGACTGAGAGATCCCATTTAACCTGCCAAGAGATGCCATCACTCCTAGGAGGCATCGTCTAAACTGATGTACCTTTCTATTGAATCAGGGAGCAAAAATAGCATTTTTTTCAGCCAGAGACCATAATACCAAGATTGAAATCCAAAACACTGTAGAGCATATATACCAAGTTACCAAATTAATCAGGGGACCAGTTGGGGTGCTGAGATGACCCAATGGACATGGTGGAATTCTctcagaaaggaagaaagaaggaatccAGTCATGCAGGAATGACTCTCCCCAGATGTTGGCGCTGGAAGCAGACAGAAATCAAGACTCACCAAAATACATCAAGCAAATACATGTAGTAGGTGGGGCAAGGCCTCACATCAAGATACTTTCAAGTGGATTGTGGGCTAGCTCCTGAACACTTCCCCGGCTTAGGACAACCAGCAGCCCCTCACCAGGTCTGAAAATGAGGGTAAAAGTTCTCAGGTTCACTCTCTAAaccataaagggaaaaaaaaagtggccCAGCATGTAAAATGCATTTCCCAACCTATAGTTGTCTAACCTCGAAGAATTAAGATTAATACTGCCCATATCAGATCGTCTTATTGTATTTAAGATATTCTTGTGGGGAAATATATTTAAAGTGAGAAACAAAGGCAAGGCTACCTGAATGTATGGGAAAGCCCTATATTTATTCCTACTAGGACTGACACTGAATCAAATATTTACCTAGGCAAGCATTTATCTGTTCTCTGCCACAAAGTATCCAAAGCCTCTTGCATAGGGTTTGTAtctcagtgggtactcaataaatattaaacaatgaggaggaaggaggagaatgatGGTGGtggagataatgatgatggagaaaaggagagggagcaggagctggaggaagaaaagaaaaaattagTACAGTTCTATAGTAGAGTGAAATGCAGTCATAGAGATTGGGGAGTGAAGTCAAGTCACTTAGTCACTTGTCCAAGTGAAAGCCTCTTGACACCTCCACGTCTTACTACTTCCAGGGTTTGTGGCTACAGAGGTGAGGAAATGCCATGGTCTTGTGGTCACCACCCTCTACCCAGCAACTCTCTCATGCCCTTCTGAGACTCCTCCTGGCATCTGCTTTGTAGCACATGACCAGATGGGTTGGTTTTGCCTGCATGGTGGCTGGGCATTGAACATAATCCCCAGAGCAATGAAAGTTGTTCCTAAACCATAACACCATTACATTTTCCTCATTGAGCATAGGCCAAGAAGAGTTGAATTATGGAATGAATTTATGTAGAGCCCCTTAAATGTCTAACTGCAGCTCAGTGATTAGAAAGCTTCAATTGACAAAACTCACAAGAAGTCAAAGGGCTCTGAAAAAGGCTAGAGAAAACCTCTGGATCCGAAACTCTTCCCTCCACTCACAATGCATGACAAACTGATGCTGACTTCAATAAGAAAAAAGGATCAGTTTGCTTTTTCAACATCAGTACCTAATGGAACCAGGGACCATTGTGGACTGGGAGTCAGTCATTTATTTCCCTTCCTTGAGTTTAATTATCATGGAAACCAAGCTTGACCTCATAGAGCTACCTCTGTAAACATGTGCTGTTTGAGGaacaataagtactattgattaagTTCTTCCCAAGCATTTCTGGAAGAACACTAAGTCAAAGTCCACCCAGAGTAAGACAAAAGTCACATTGTGAACAAACTTCCCAAATGGATTGGCTAAAACTTGTCTGGCTTGAAAATTTGGCTTTCAACTTCATCTGGTTAATAGGATTCCCCAAGAAACATGTTAACAAAGCCCCCAGTATATGTTCTCTCAGGCTGGCCTGCCACAAGAAGTGATCTCCAGCCTCATCTGATCTTCACCAAGTATTCTCACAGTACATATGTATCTCCACCACTGATTTGCACTACTTTCCAACAGCTGATAAAGTGATGAGGTAGCTGCTTTTgcctatcatttttttttccttaataaaGTAAACTACTGTTTGTATCTACACTGTAGAAAGTGGCAGCTGATTCCTGTATTTGTTTGGCTTAGGAAACTAGAAGCAGAACAGATTcttcaccagtcaatcaatcaatcaattgtacttattgagtatttgagtacagagcactgtactaacagcttgggagaatacaacaatattacagacacattccctgcttacagtgagcttacagtctagagggggagctagacgttaatttaaataaataaattaaggatatgtgcataagtgttgtggggctgcgggaggtggtgatgaataaagggagctaatcaGGGAAATGcataaaggagtggaagaaaaggaaatgagggctggcttactcagggaaggcctcttgaaggagatgtacctttaataagactttctagtgggagagagaaattttctgtcagatgcgagagggaaggtattccagtccagaggcaggatgtgggaagagaggtcagctgtgagaaaagtgagatcaaggtactgtgagtaccttggcattagaggacagaagtgtgggggctggtttgaagtaagaggggacaaggtaattgagtgctttaaagcccatagtaagccctatGGAGGTGCATTCTGAGATACCACAATCTGTAGTCTTGAGGAAAGGAGGCATGGAAGGAGCAATGTTAAAATTCGAAATATTTCTAGTTCCAGAACAGATTCTTCTGCCAAGCCATAAGGGAGATGAATTCTGTAATGTCACAATCTCTGGTCTTGGGAAAAGGATGCGTGGAAAGGAGAGGGTTAAAATCCCAAatattttcagtttcctcattcaaaaTACAGCATCGCCTCTCCCTAACTGGATAGTGATCCAGTTTGTGTGTTACTCAACATTTTGATTCTCCAGTTTCTGTCTTCTGTTCATTTAACTGTTCACTAATACTTCCACCAAGGGGTAAAAAAGTATGACAAGAGGCTATTAATTGATATTTTTTAGAAACTGAGACCAAACTTTAGTGGAGCAGAAGTTGAGCCTGATGGTTTAATAAATTTGGGGGATTTTCTGTAGAATACATTTACCCATACTACCTCTGGTCTGATAAACACAAATGATCAAGAGTTGCTCACTGAGAAAGTGCTTATAAATTCAGATATGTTTTAACAACgagaaaaaaaaatagtccaGGAATCCTTGACTTTGGGCCTGATCCACTGGAACTGgggaagctctgaataaatacttgagggtcagagacaggatgACATGGCCCTTTGAGaagccttctccttcccttctattTTTCCAGCTAGTGTACTGACTCTCCAGTTGTTGACAGTTGACATTTATTGCTTTGCTCTATGGAATATTAACAGctacctttctttcttcttctaccCATCATTTTAACTATCTTTGGTCTGGCTCTTTTTACTACTGGCTTTCTTCCATCAGTTCTAGAATATACTTTTTCAATGCAGGGGACAGAATCTCTGCTTTTACAGCTTTTGGGGTCAAAATTAATAGTCCACCTGACTAGTATCCAGAACCATTAAAAATTCACAACTTTGTTCATCTTTGCCATGCTTACCCCTGGCATCCTAATGgcatagtgggttctaatcctggctctgacacttgtctgctgtgtgaccgtgggcaagtcacttcactgtgcctcagttacctcatctgtaaaaaaatggggattaagagtgtgagcccactatgggacagggactgtgtccaactcaatttgcttgtatccaccccagcacttagtttagtgcctggcacatagtaagcacttaaatacaattattattattattgttatagagcactggactgggagtcaaaaggttctaattccaaccccaccacttgtctgttgtgtgactttgggcaagtaacttctccgtgcctcagttacctcatctgtaaaatggggattgagactgtgaaccccacatgggacagggactgtatcctactcaatttgcttgtagccttcctagtgcttaggacagtgcctggcacataacacttaaaaACTCAAATAAATGAAGATGTGCAGGTTGCCTTttactgaagaaaaggaaaacctAAGGCATTTGAATTTCAGAAAATTGATCCTCTTTGCAGTGCAAAGGATCCTCATACCAACAAAGATTTTTAGCCTTGACCCTGCTCGCTGAATCAGTACACCCATCTGCCACCCAGCCATGGATGTCTGCTTTCACTTTTGGCATTGCCCATGCCAATAATCATTTGCTTAGTCTAAGGATACTTAGCCCTCAAAAGCAAATTCCTAAATAAACCTCATAATGAATAGTAATAAAAGGAGATAGCAGAATTTAGTAAATTTCCTTTAGGCCTGATGTCTGATTGAAATTAGACCTGATCAGCTGTAACATAAGAATATAAAACCATAAGCATTTATCATCCCAAAGTGTGACCAGTGGTTCATACTGCCCCAGAAATCTGTTTCCAATAACAGCACTCAGACACTTGAGGAGATCTCCTGAATCTCAATCCTCATAAacagagatggacaacaaaacaccccttcctttccctctattAACTCCTTCCTTTGAAGACATAGGCACATCAAACCCTAGCAAATTTGTTTTAGGGGAAGACTGGAGAAACAAGCAGTGCAGCCTTttgtaaagagcacgggcatgggactcagaggatcttggttctaatcccagctccaccacttatctgctgtgtgaccttgggaaaaataatttaatgtaactgtgcctcagttacctcatctgtaaaatgggtattaagattgggagccccatgtggtacaaggactgtctccaacctgatgatctgatatcttccccagtgtttagtacagtgtactaggaaatgcttaacaaatatcatttaaaaaagaacTCAAACTATTTTTTCACTCATTGGTTCAGGTATACCACCTATTACTGTAGTGATACTAGTACTATTCCAGTGCTGTTGTGTGCTAACTTCTGTGTTAGAtccatataatcagatcagacacaagttTCAGTGCTACGTAGGGTTTCAGTCTTTAAGGTCACTGGGGACATAGAGATCAAACTTCCTGGTTGCTGAGCTGTGCTTGGTACTGTTTGACATAAGATGGGTCCTGCTTCTAATGTCACCAGAAACTCTAAATTACAAACTGTTGGGGAAGGAAGTGCAACGCTCTCTGGCTTTCAATTCATCATTTCTAAGGAATCAGTATAAATTATAATCAAAAATTGATGGTTTCCATAAATTACATTTGGGATAGCCACGCATATGTGCTTCAAAGATTTTCATTAATTAAACAACTTCAAGGGAATCCCCAGGATCTCAGCTTTAGAGTTGCAATCATTTGGGAATCTAATTTTTCTTTATAGTTTAGGTATCTTTTTTCTGGCCCATATGAGTAATATTGTGAAGGCTTAGTGTTttggcttttttaatggcattttgttctgagctcactatgttccgggcactcttctaagcactagggtagataaaagatgatcaggtgagacacggtccctgtcccacctgaggctcaaggtctaagtgTTGTTTCAGAGCATGAGTTATTAATGATAAGGTCAGGCAAAATCTTGAGTATTTCCAAAATTTCATATTTGGAGGTGATGGTATTTCAAAATAGTTTTCAGCCTGCTTCAACTTCCTTCTAGCTACACCTTCTATGTCCAGGTCTATGTCAGgatgcttcaataataataataataataataattttggtatttgttaagcacttactatgtgccaagcactgttctaagcactggaggaaatacaaggtaatcaggttatcccacatgtggctcacaatcttaacccccattttctagatgagggaactgaggcacagagaagtgaaatgacttgcccagagtcacacagctgctaagtggtggagccaggattaaaacctatgacctctgactccgaagcccgggatcttttcactgagccacactgcttctctaagctttgaCTTCAGCTCCCAGTTACCTCAAAGAAGAGAGTGGTTGGTGGTAAGTAATTTAGCCAACTGGAAATTCACCCTTAGAATGTTATTTTGGCCAAGAATTGTTCACAACAATAGCTTTGGAGGGTAGAAGAATTAGATAGCCATTTCCATTCACACATCTTCTTGAACTTCAAATTTAGATCAATCCCTAATTCTTTGTCAATTTTCCATAGgcaaatgatggcattaagttgAACAGCTCATGTCTGAATGGAATCTTTCTGCTGACCTTTCCCCATCTGTTCTTTTCAAACCTGATTTCCCTCGTGTTTCAACTCTGTGAAATAGCATTTATTTCAACAGTGCAGATCCAGAACGGAATTCGAAATGAGCCAAAGGTCAGGCATGCTGACATCCATCTCCTATGTGAATGTGGAAGCAATTAGCTGGGCTGATCAAAGGTTTGTGCCCAGGTTTTAATGGATATCCTTAGGGGACTTTATCAAGAGAGAATTGTcacttacctaataataataataataataataataataaatgtggcatttaagtgctaactatgtaccaagaaaAATGCCTAGCATTGGAGAAGAAACACTTCACTCAAATCAGTcaaagtccttgtccctctttggactctcagtctaagagggaggaggacaggtattttatcccctttgtacagctaaggaaactgaggcacataatgcCCACACATTTGTCAAAAATCATCCAGCagtgaagtggtggagtcagaattagaactcaggattgctgactcccagtcctgtgcttttttcactgggCCATTCTGTTTCCATGCCCTTCCCCCAAACTCAGCCCACAAAGCAAAAAAAGGAATGCCAAGTTGAGAACTCTTTTTCTAAACTTCttggaggcagggactgtgtctaccaactcaattgtacagGACTCtcgcaaacacttagtacaatgtattgcacccagtaagcactcaataaatattaactgactgactgtatCAGAGAGATGAGGATTTAGCCACCCCAAAACCCACAACTCCTCTCAGGttcactcctggagagtttccaatactctaccagtctcgacttcgggaggaagagtcaagcagagacacatccattccattcatagcttgggcagtggctagcaagcagaaggcaatctgctacaagtcaaaactcacctggctgggcagcagtggcatgggaaagagtcaagggagggaactcaagtttattgctctgaagaaggcaatggtaaaccacttccatatttttaaccaagaaaactctgtggatacactacccgaacgactgcagatggcggtggggagttctgggagagatgtgtccatagtgttgctatgggtcagcaatgactcaacagcataagacaagatccaCAGTTTTTTTACTATTATTCAACCCATTACCATGAAGATAAGGATGAAATCCACAAAAGTTGGAGGCAAGGGAAGAGAACCTTAAGGGAATGAGGACTACCAAACCTAGACAGTGAGAACAAGAGCCTTGTCCCAAGAAAATATCTCACACACCTTCCTGTGGGAAATCAGAATTAGGATTGGAATGATGGGCATCCCTAAAAGAGCAGAAGGCATCTtttgggggaaagacagacaaatgGAAAAGGTAAAGTTCTTCAcaaaaagatgaggaaaatgaatgtGTAGGGAAACTGTGGAGGAGAAAGTGGTCACTGCGAGGCAAAACAAGTAGCCCTTTGGGAGAAGGTAGAGGAGGGCAGGGCTTCAAATAGGAACAGAGCTTTTCCAAACAGTTTCCTCCTCATGAGGCCTTGTGCTCACATAACCACAGGACCAGGTCTGGGGTAGCCTGATATTGGAGGAATCGGGGAGGGCATGGTGGGGGACAGGAGTCCAATCCATGATTTCACCAAGCAACTGGATCACAAAAATCCCACCAACTGGAAGGGGAGAcaaggatggagagaggcagtAAAGGGACAAAAACAGGCCTCTACAAACCTCAAATTGTATGATTTCCAGTcacttaatactactgattgagtgcttactctgtgcatagcactgccctaagtgtttgggggagtgcaataaagttaatggacacaatccctgccctcagggatcttacaatctagcatggcctagtggatagctttaattctatttgttctgaatattttgacacctgtctacatgttttgttttgttgtctgtctcccccttctagactgtgagcctgttgttgggtagggactgtctctatatgttgccgacttgtacttcccaagcgcttagtacagtgttctgctcacatggggaggcaggggagaaaggggcagttgacttgcccaaggttacacagcagaaaagtggcagagctgggatcagaacccaggtctctatcTACCAGACCACACTACTAAATGTTCAAACAGTGGCTACTAGTcatctgctttctgtctctccaatTTTCCATGAGCATAAACATGGAAACCTATCCACCACAGATTGGGATTTGCAGAGACCCTCTGTAGAAGCTGGGCAATACTTTCAGTAATTCTAACTCAGAGTGAAGAaggagcatgtcctagtggatagggccagacctgggatctaatcctcactccaccactggtctgctgtgtgaccttgggtaagtcacctaacttctctgtgcctcagttacctcatttgtaaaatggggattaaggctgtgagccccatgcaggacaggatcagtgtccaacctgaatgacttgtatctatctcagctcttagtacaatgtgtggcacatagtaagcacttaacaaataccattaaaaaaaacaaaaaacaaaggatTTGGTCATACTGGCTCCATCCCCAACACATAACCTGGTCAATCATGGAACTTCCACCAAGGATCAGGGTATTTTCTGTGAAGCCCACAATATGGTCAAAGCCCTGTCCAAAACCAAGAGGCCACGTTCTTTTGAGTTATATGCAGGCTTTCCTGGTATTCTGCTTAGACATACTCAATGCCCTCAAGGCAAGAGGGGTTTCCTGTTTGCTGGTTGCTCTCCAGTGATTAGTGGACATTGCCAGTTCCTAGTCAGGGTAACATTAAGTCATGAGATAGCTCAAACCTCAAGAGAAAGGtcacagaattagctgacagcaTCTTCAGCCTGCCCAGTTAGTGTTACATCACCTTTCACATACATTTCTAGGGAAGAGAGACACATTTGAATATCTCAACCACAAGTAGCCAAGCAACCAGCCCTTGTGACCTGTTTATTAAAATTCTAAATACTGTAATGAATTTGACTTATGTGTTCATCTCATTAATCCCATTTCCCCTGCCCTTCCTGGTTTCAATTCAAAGCAGAAGTAGGAAGGCTCTCTGAGCCAAAAATGCTGCATCTTGTGACTTTTCTCATCCAACTAGAGTTCCCAGAAAGAGCCAGGATACCCTTGGCACATTCAGTCTGGACCAAGAAGAGCTCAAACATTCAAAGCTTCATCCAGGTCTGATCTGCTCAAATTCCTCCCTCATTGCCAGATTTAGGAAACTGCTGTAATGCTGTTTCACAttaccaatcaatccatggtatgtattgagtgcttattgtgggcagagcattatactaagcacttagtagagtacaatataacagacacattttctgcccacagggagcttaaactGTCTACCAATGCCTTCCTCCTGGAGCTGCATTCTTTCTTTCAGCATTTCTTCCCAGGAAATTATTTGCTTTTTCATGCATAGTTTCTCCCCAAGGAGGCAAGTATCCAGTACCTAGTAACTAAATAGCTTCTATGCTCCCTACACTTTAATTAGAAACACAAAATTCTAGTTAGCAGCCACAATTTAGACTGGCACTGTTTGTTTTTGGAAAGCCAATATAAGAACATGAAGTTCTTTTATATCTTGAAACTCTGGAAAACTGcctcaggcttttttttttccagtgatagGTGAGCCTTATTCAGCACTTCATTGGTAAGTCAAAGTAATGAAGGGACAGAGACTTGGGCCTTCAGatccagagaagtgcccaagacccagagaactgaaggtCGGTGGGGGAGTAAGGAACATAGTGGTCCATGATGCCCCTGCAACCTGTAGGCAGGTCTCTTTCAAACACCCCCCCAACCCTGCTCTGATGCGTGCTACTCTGGGGGGTGGGCGGAGACAGGAATGGAGAGGAGTTGTGGGGGAAGAAATAAAGATACCCAGAGTTTGGCAAAACTCTTTGCCAGCAAGTCTCCACTGTCACCTGGGGCTACTAGTGGAAACATATTCAGCTTAATGAAACTGAAACCAGGGCCAGAAGTCAGCTTAATATTTTATGGCTCTCCTGACATGGCTCCAGCCTCCAGCCCTCAGACAGGGTGCTCACTAACATATCTGGATCAGAAACTGGAAATGACAAGTTGATTTCATTTGCCAATGTGCTATTGCTATGCTGTGATGTCTTCTCAATACATGGTAGTGTGACAGGTATTCAAGGCTAGGACTCCACAATGGAAGTATTAAAGCAATTATTTAGGTAATTCAGGTttcagccccacccccacccccagtgtttTCTCCCTTAACTGGAGTCTAGGCAGGCAAagttaagtggaaagaacatggaaaaacagtgtggcttagtagatacagcatgggcctgggagtcagaagaacccgggttctaattccagctctgccat is a genomic window of Tachyglossus aculeatus isolate mTacAcu1 chromosome 4, mTacAcu1.pri, whole genome shotgun sequence containing:
- the TNFSF8 gene encoding tumor necrosis factor ligand superfamily member 8, which encodes MYSPPQQTLLKVDGSNEAATNMSEGTVTSQLRGTSRTYFYFTTATLSLCLVIAVSTIMVLVVQRTESIPESPDKFPLTLTGGNCSEDHLKILKKAPFNDSSAYLEVSKQINSSKLTWNQDSGHLNGIEYNNGNLVIQSPGLYFIYCHLHFYVPECPKDPFDLKVELLINDEVKKQTLVTLCESNLRTKGIFQDLFQFLLGDLKANNTVSIQVNKFQYVNTNDLPRDNVFGTFKYSSD